CATCACGAAGGAAATCATGGAGGTCGCGCTGGGTCAGGCCAAGGAAGGGCGGCTGCATATCCTCGGCGAGATGGGCAAGGTCATCGAGGGGCATCGCTCCGAGATGTCCGAGCACGCCCCGCGGATCATCGAGTTGAAGATCCACCCCGAGAAGATCCGCGACGTCATCGGCAAGGGCGGCGCGACGATCCGCGCCATGACCGAGGAGACCGGTGCGACCATCGACATCAGCGACGACGGCCTGGTCAAGATCTTCTCGGTCGACAAGTCGGCCGGCGAGGAGGCCAAACGACGCATCCGTCTGATCACCGCCGACGTCGAGGTCGGCAAGATCTACGAGGGCAAGGTGGTGCGGCTGATGGACTTCGGCGCCTTCGTCCAGATCCTCCCCGGTCGCGACGGCCTGGTGCATATCTCCCAGATCTCCGAGGAACGGGTGCAGAAGGTCAGCGACAAGCTGGCCGAGGGCGACGTAGTGCGGGTCAAGGTGCTCGAGGTCGACAAGCAGGGCCGAATCCGGCTCAGCATGAAGGCGGTGGAGCCGCAGGACGGGGGGCTTGCCAGCTAGGTGCGGTGTCCTTGTCACGGCGGTCCTCGCGCCCGGTGCCGGGCGTGCGCCGATGATTGGCAGGGGTGATTCGGCGAGGGGCCATCCGTGCGCCGCCCAGCGTTGACTTCAGGCCGCTTGCGTTCAAAGGGGCGGTCGCCTCTGTGGTGGGCGGCGCTGTGGCTCGTCCTCTGGACGGTGGCCGCCTTGCTCGGCTCCGCTTCGCTGGCGGCGCCGGTCGCGCCCGATGTCTCGGTGACCCTGACGTCGCCCCCCGACATCTCCGTCTCTGCCGCGCAGATCGAGACCAAGGTCAAGGAGGCGGAGTCGGCCACCGACCTCGACGACGCCACCAAGGCCAAGGTCCAAGAACTCCTGCAGCGTGCCCTCGGCAATCTCCAGACGGCCAACGACTACGAGGCCAAGGCAGCGGCCTATGCCGATGCGCTGACCACGGCGCCGGCCGAGACGGCCAGCATCCGCAAGGACATCGCCGCACTCCAGGGCGTCTCGCCCAAGGCCGTCCCCGGCTATCTGTCCCTCGCCGAAATCGAGCAGCGCCTCACCCAGGCCCAGGTCGAGGCCTCGCTGACCGAGACTAAGCTCAACGAGATCGACAAGGCGCTCAATGAGCGCACGCAGCGTCTCGAACAGGCGCGACAACGCATTACGGAGGCACGCCGCAGCCTCGAAGAGGTTAGCGCCGAGCTCAATCAACCGGCCGTCGACGGCGAGCCGCCGGCGCTGTCCCAGGCCAGACGCTGGGCCCAGCAGACGAGCCAGCAGGCCCTCTGGTCCGAGATACGGATGCTCGAGCAGCAGCTGGTCAGCGCCGATGTGCGCGCCGAGCGGCTCAAGGCCGGGCGTGACCAGGCGACCGAGCGCCTCAACCGCCTGCGAGTGCAGCAGCGGACCCTCGAAGAGGTACGCAATGAACGGCGCCGCGCCGAGGCGGAGCGGGCCGAGGCGGACGCCAAGGCCGCCGAGGCCAAGGCGGCCGACGCCGACCCGCGGGTACAGGCGCTGACACGCCGTAATGCCCTGCTCGGCCAGGCATTGACCGAGTTGACTGCCGAGCTCGACGCCCTCGGCAACAGCGCCGCTGAGCTGAACGCCCAGGCCGAGCGGATTGAAGACGAATACCAAGGGGCACGCCAACGCATCCAGATCGCTGGCGTCAACGAGGCCTTCGGCCAGCTGCTGCTCGATCGGCGCAAACAGTTGCCGGATCTGCGCGTCGTGCGCCAACAGCTGGCCGAGCGGCAGGATGCCCTGACGACCTCGATGCTGCGGCAGCTTCGCTACCAGGAGGAGCGCCACCGATTCGAGGACCTAGACGCCTATCTCGACGAGCAGACCGCAGGCGTCGACCCGGATCAGCGGGCCCAAGTGCGCCAGCAACTCACGGATGCGGCGATGCGCCGGATGGACCTGCTCGATCAGGCCCTGCAGCTGGAGGAGACCTACCAGCGAACCCTCGGCGAGCTCAATTTCGCCACCTCCGAGTTGCTCGAAACCGCGGCCCGCTACGACGATTTTCTCGCCGAGCATCTGCTCTGGGTGCGCAGCTCCCCATCGGTCGATTTCAAGACGCTGAAGACGATGCCCGCTGCCGCCGCCTGGTTGTTCAGCCTTGGCGGTTGGTCCGAGGTGGGCCGCGTCATCGTGCACGAAGCGATGACATCGCCGGCATTTTGGCTCATTGTCACTGCGGTCGCGGGGCTCGTCTGGAAGCAACGGGCGCTCCGCAGCGCCGTGCGGGCCACCGCCGAGCCGTTGCGCCGGGTGCGTACGGACAGCTTTCTGCACACGGCGCAGGGGCTGGCCCTGACCCTGGTGCTGGCCGCGCCTTGGCCTTTGCTGTTCGCCGGTCTCGGTTGGCGTCTCGTCGACTCGGTGCAGGCGACGGCCTTCACGCGCAGTCTCGGCGAGGCGGGGATCGGCCTGGCGGTCGGGATCTACTATCTGCGTGCGTTTCGGGCGCTCTGTATCTCACGAGGGGTCGCCGATCGCCATTTCCGCTGGTCCGAACAGGTCCTCGTTCGCCTGCGGCGCAGCCTCGACTGGCTGACGGTCCTGCTGATCCCGGTTGGGCTGATCGTGTTGGTGCTCTACAACCAGGAGAACGGGGCCTACAGTGCCAGCCTCGGTCGGTTGGCGCTGATCGTGCTGATGATCGGCTTCGCCGTCTTCTTCGCGCGTCTGCTGCACCCCTCCCACGGGGTGTTGAAGGAGTTTCTCGCCGAGCACCCGGCGAGCTGGGCCAATCGGCTGCGCCATCTCTGGTATCCGCTCATCCAGGCCGTGCCACTGGCACTGGTGGTGCTGGCGCTGCTGGGCTTCGTCTACACCGCCGGCTCCCTGCTCAATGCCATGGTCAGTCAGCTGTGGTTGGCCCTGGGCCTGGTCGTGCTGCATCAGTCGATCGTTCGCTGGCTCATCGTCACGCGTCGTCATCTGGCGTTGCAGGCCGCCTTGGAGCGCCAGGCGGTGCGCCGGGCCGAGGCGGCGCGCGCGGGCGAGGAAGACGGCGGCGCCAGCGTCCCGCAATACGAGGAGCCGGGGGCCGACTTGGCCTCGCTCGACGAGCAGACGCGCAAGCTCATTAATTCGCTGATCTTCTTCGCTGCCGTGAGCGGCCTGTGGCTGATTTGGCGCGACCTGCTGCCGGCCCTCGGGATCTTCGATCGCATCGTCCTGTGGCACTATCCGGCGGTCGTCGATGGTATCGACAAGGTCAAGTCGTTCACGTTGGCCGATCTTGGAATTGTCATCTTGATCTCTTTCATCGCGTTCGCGGCGGCCCGGCACCTGCCGGCGCTGATCGAGATCCTGCTCTTGAAGCAGACCAAGATCACCGCTGGGAGCCGCTATGCGATCACGACCCTGATCGGCTACGGCATCTTCGCCGTGGCGATCCTGCTGGTGTTCTCGGCGCTCGGGCTGTCCTGGTCGCAGGCCCAGTGGCTGGTCGCGGCATTGGGCGTCGGCATCGGCTTCGGCCTCCAGGAGATCGTCGCCAACTTCATCAGCGGCCTGATCATTCTCTTCGAGCGCCCGGTACGGGTCGGCGATATCGTCACCATTGGCGACACCACCGGCGTGGTGACCAAGATCCGCATCCGGGCGACGACGATCCGCAACTGGGATCGGCAGGAGCTACTGGTGCCGAACAAGGAGTTCATCACCGGACGCTTGCTCAATTGGACGCTTACCGATCAGACGAACCGCCTGACGATCTCGGTCGGGGTCGCCTATGGCAGTGACACGCGCAAGGCCTTGGCGCTCCTCGCCGAGGTGGCCCGCGAGCATGCCCAGGTGCTCGAGGAGCCCGCCCCGCTGATCACCTTCGAGGGCTTCGGCGACAATTCGCTGACGCTGGTGTTGCGCTGTTATCTGGCATCGCTGGAGAACCGCCTGGCGGTGACGACGGAGCTGCACCAGGCCATCAACGACAAGTTTGGCGCGGCGGGGATCGAGATCGCCTTCCCGCAGCGTGATGTCCATCTGTTCGCCTCTCGGCCGCTGGATGTTCGGCTGAACGGTGCCGGTTTTCCGCTGGCCGTCGAGCCGAAGACGGCCGAGGACTAGCGTCTTCGCCGAGCCGCCGCGCGGCGCATCTCGGGCGCCGTCAAACCACTGCTTTTAGGTTGAAATCGTTCGCTTTCTTTGCGTTCTTTCTGGTTCAACCGCGCTTTTCAGGTTGAATCGATAGCCAAGCGGTCGACTGCCGTTTTTCGGTATGAGGCAGAGTCATGGGATCGGTAGGCTGGTGCGCTCGACGATGCGGCGCAGGACGAAGCTCGAGTGGACGCCGGAGACGCCTTCGATGCGGGTCAGCTTGTTGAGCAGCAGGTCCTGGTAGGCCTCCATGTCGCGCACGACGACCTTGAGTTGGTAGTCGGCGTCGCGCCCGGTGATCAGCAGGCACTCCAGTACCTCCGGCATGGCGGCGACGGCGGCGTCGAAGCGGGCGAAGCGCTCCGGGGTGTGGCGGTCCATCGAGATGCTCAGGATCGCCGTCAGTGTGAGCCCGAGCTTCTGCGCGTCGAGCAGGGCGCGGTAGCCGGCGATGATCCCGGCCTCTTCCAAGGCGCGCACGCGGCGCAGGCAGGGCGATGGCGAGAGGCCGATACGCTCGGCGAGGTCCTGGTTGCTGAGGCGGCCCTCCTGTTGGAGGATCTCCAGGATCCGGCGGTCGTAGCGGTCGAGATTCATGATCTGGCGCACTATTTTTATTTAGAGCAATTTTAAGATATTTTTTGTGAATTATACGGAATTATATATCTTCATAATTCGTATTTTGCGCAAAATACGCAATCCTCCGTCTGGTTGTTTGGCGTAATCTATCCCCGTCGCACTTACCGGTGCGATGCACCGGGCGGCCGCTCACGAGGCGTACGCCCAATACCGAAGGTCCCACAAGGATCCGAGGCGGTCGAGGGCCCCACGAGGGCGAGACCGGAGCCAGGCTTCGCGACGGGGTATCGCGGCCGGGCGGGGGAGTCCCCGCCCGGCGTGCGGCCCCTCCAGATGAATACAGATAGATTGTGCCCTTGCCGCGTCAGGCGGGGCCGCTCAACGGATCAGCAGGAGAGACCCATGACCAGTTTCGACCATCGGAAGTATCGTCCCGGCCCGGTGGTCCGGTTGCCTAATCGGCAATGGCCCGACCGTGTCGTCGAGCGCGCCCCGCGCTGGGCGAGCGTCGACCTGCGCGATGGCAATCAGGCCCTCATCGAGCCGATGAGCGTGGCGCAGAAGCGCCGTATGTGGGCCTTGCTGGTGGATCTCGGCATCAAGGAGATCGAGGTCGGTTTCCCGGCGGCGAGCCAGCCGGACTACGACTTCGTGCGCTGGTTGATCGAGGCGGGACAGATCCCGGCGGACGTGACCGTCCAGGTCCTGGTCCAGGCCCGCGAGGACTTGATCGTGCGGACCTTCGAGGCCCTGCGCGACGTCGAACGGGCCATCGTCCATGTCTATAACTCGACCTCGCCGGTCCAGCGCGACTGGGTCTTCGGTCAGGACCGCGACGGCATCAGGGCCCTCGCTGCCCGCGGGGCGGAGCTGGTGCGGCGCGAGGCGGCCAAGTATCCGGGTGTCGAGTGGACCTTTCAGTACTCGCCCGAAAGCTTCACGGCCACCGAGCCGGACTATGCGGTCGAGGTCTGCGAGGCGGTGATGGCGGTCTGGGAGCCGACCCCGGAGCGCCCGTGCATCATCAATCTGCCGGCAACGGTGGAGGTCGCGAGCCCCAACGTCTTCGCCGATCAGATCGAATATTTCGCCACCCGCGTGTCGCGGCGCGACTGCCTGATCCTGTCGGTGCATACCCACAACGACCGCGGCGGGGCCGTGGCGGCGGCGGAGTTGGCCCTGTTGGCCGGGGCGGACCGGGTCGAGGGCACCCTGCTCGGCAACGGCGAGCGCACCGGCAACATGGACATCGTGACCCTGGCGATGAACCTCTACAGCCAGGGGATCGATCCGGGGATCGACCTGTCGCGCCCCGACGAGATCATCCAGATCGTGACCGAGTGTACGGACATACAACTGCACCCGCGCCACCCCTGGATCGGCGAGCTGGTCTACACGGCCTTCTCCGGCAGCCACCAGGACGCGATCGGCAAGTGCCTGTCGCGCCAGGGTCGCGGTTCGCCCTGGCAGGTCGCCTACCTGCCGATCGACCCGCGCGACGTGGGGCGCACCTACGACGCCGTCATCCGCGTCAACAGCCAGTCGGGCAAGGGTGGCGTGGCCTTCGTGCTGGAACGGGAGCGCGGCTTGACGTTGCCACGCTGGCTCCAGGTCGAGCTGGCCCAGATCGTCCAGGCCGAGAGTGAGCGGGGCGGCGAGGTGAATGCGATGCGGATCTACGACCTGTTCCGCGAGCACTTCGTCGTCGATCAGGGACCGGTGCGGTTGCTCGGCTACGGCCTGGTGCGCAACGGCCACGACGTCATCGAGGCGCGTATTGCCGAGGCCGGCATCGAGCGCACCTTGCACGGCGAGGGTGACGGGGCGATCGCGGCCCTGATCGACGCCTGGACCCGTCACAGCGGTCAGCGCGTCGGCGTCGTCGACTATCGTGAGCAGGCGATCGGCGAGGGCACCGATGCCGAGGCTGTCGCCTACGTCCTGCTCAATGTCGACGGGCAGCGGGTGGCCGGGGCGGCGATCGACCAGGACACGGTCAGCGCCTCGGTCAAGGCGGTCTTCTCGGCCATCAACCGGGTGGCCGCAACGGCCGAGATGGCCGATGTCGCCTGAGCGGCGGCGGTGGGGTGCACCGGCAAGCGGCCGCTAGAACGACAAAGGCCCGCCGATGGCGGGCCTTTTCGCGTTCGGCTCGGACTCGCTGCCGCTACTTGATCTTGCCTTCCTTGTACATCACGTGCTGGCGGACGACGGGATCGAACTTCTTGATCTCCATCTTGCCGGGCTGATTGCGCTTGTTCTTGGTGGTCGTGTAGAAGTGACCGGTGCCGGCGCTCGATATCAAGCGGATCTTCTCGCGTGCTGCCTTGGCCATCGTAGCTCCTCCGCGTTAGACCTTGACGCCCTGGGCGCGCAGGTCGCCGAGCACCTGGTCGATGCCCTTCTTGTCGATGATGCGCATGCCCTTCGACGAGACGCGCAGCTGCACCCAGCGGCCTTCGCTGGCAACCCAGAACCGTTTGTTGTGCAGGTTGGGCAGGAAGCGGCGCTTGGTCTTGTTGTGGGCGTGCGAGACGTTACAACCGGTGAGCGGGCGCTTGCCGGTCACTTGACAAACCTTCGACATGACGAGTCCCCTTTCGGATTCCGGTTGCCGGGCGCGAGCGAATACCTTTCGCGCTAAAAGACCGCGAATTTTATCGAGATAGTCCTGGCGGCGCAACCTCAATTCCGCTCCTGGGGCCGCCGCGGCCTTGGCGGCCGGGGTCGGTCGCCGGTCGACTCTTCGATGCCGACCGTTCAACGGCGCTCGATCCGCCAGCACTGGTGGATCCGCGGGTTGCGCGTGAAGTCGCGCGGCAGCGTGGCGGCGGTGATGTCGGCGCAGTGCAGGTCGGCGAGGGCCTCGGCGTCGAACCGGAAGCGGCGGCGGTTGGTCGAGAAGATCAGGATGCCGCCGGGCGCGAGCCGGGCGAGGGTCGTGCGGATCAGCGCGACATGGTCGCGCTGGACGTCGAGCGTCTCCTGCATCCGTTTGGAGGTCGAGAAGCTTGGCGGATCGAGGAAGATCAGGTCGTAGCCGAGGGGTGGCTCGCGCGCCGCCAGCCATTGCAGGCAGTCGGTCTGGATCAGGCGGTGCTGCGGACCGCGGAAGCCATTCAGGGCCAGGTTGCGGCCGGCCCATTCGAGGTAGGTGTTGGAGAGGTCGACCGTCGTCGTCGACAGGGCCCCGCCGCGCGCGGCGTAGCAGGTCGCGGTGCCCGTGTAGCCGAACAGATTGAGGACGTGGCGCCCGGGCGCTAGCTCGCCCACCAGGCGGCGCACGTCGCGGTGATCGAGGAACAGCCCGGTGTCGAGATAGTCCTCGAGGTTCACGAGGAAGCGCAGGCCGTTCTCCTGCACGGTCAGGAAGTGCCCGTGCTGCGCCACGCGCTCGTACTGGGCCATGCCCCTCTGCTGGCGGCGGACCTTGAAGAGGATCTGCTCGTCGGGCACTTCCAGCACTTCGGGCAGCACCCCCAGCGCCTCGCGCAGGCGGCGGCGCGCGGCGCGCGGATCGATCGTCGTCGGCGCCTCGTATTCCTGGACGTGGACCCAGCGCCGCTCGGCCTCGTAGACGTCGACGGCGAGCGCGTACTCGGGAAGATCGGCGTCGTAGCAGCGGAAGCAGTCGACCTGCTCGCGGCGGCGCCACTTGGCCAGGGCCTTGAGGTTCTTCGCCAGGCGGTTGGCGAACATCTCGGCACCCGGGCCGCGTTCGGCGGCCGGCAGCGGCCGCGGGCGGTTGGAGACATAGGCCTCGGGGCCGACCTGGAAGTGCAGCAGCCGGCAGTCGAGTGGTCCGTTCATCAGCCGGTGCTGGCGGTGGGCGCGCAGGCCCATCGCCTTGCCGAGCTCGGGATTGCCGGTCAGGACAGCGGCCTGCCAGCCGTCGAACCGCTCGCGCAGCCGGGCGCCGAGCAGTGCATAGAAGGCCGGCAGCTCGGCGGCCTCGCCGAGGCGTTCGCCGTAGGGCGGATTGGCGACGATGAGGCCCTGCTCGCCGTCGCGGCCCGGCGCCGCCTCGGCGAGCTCGCGCCGCTCGAAATGGACATGTCCAGCGAGTCCGGCCCGCGCTAGGTTGGCGAGCGCCGCGCGGATCGCGCCCGCGTCGCGGTCGTAGCCGCGCAGGCGGCCGAGGCCTGCGAGCCCGGTCTGGCGCCGTTCCGCGGCCTCGTCGAGAAGCGCCTGCCAGGTGCGCGGGTCGTGCTGACGCCAACCGAGAAGGCCCCAGTAGGTGCGCAGTAGCCCCGGCGCGCTGTCGGCGGCGATCAGGGCGGCCTCGATCGGCAAGGTGCCCGAGCCGCACAGGGGGTCGACGAGGTTGCCGCCAGCCGCGGCGATCGCCGGCCAGCCGGCGCGCAGCAGGATCGCCGCGGCTAGGTTTTCCTTCAGTGGGGCCGCGGCCCCCTGCTCGCGGTAGCCGCGCCGGTGCAGCGACTCGCCGGCGAGATCCAGGCTCAGGGTCGCCTCGTCGCGGTGGAGATAGACGTGGACTTGGACGTCCGGGCGCTCCGGCGCGACGCTAGGGCGCCGGCCGTAGCGCTGCCGGAAGCGGTCGGCGATCGCGTCCTTGACCTTGAGCGCGCCGTAGCGGCTGTCGCCGATCTGCGACTGGATCCTGTCCAGGTGGACGGCGAAGGTCCGCTCCGGGGTCAGGTGTTCTTCCCAGGGGAAGGCGGCGGCACCCTCGTAGAGGGTCTCGGGCGTCGGTGCCGGGAAGCGGGTCAGCGTCACCAGGACCCGGTTGGCGACCCGCGACCAGAGACAGACCCGATAGGCCTCGGCGAGGGTGGCTGTGAAGGCGACCCCGCCGCGGGTCTCGCGCGCGGTCGCGATCCCGAGACCGCGCAACTCATCGGCGAGCAGGCTCTCGAGGTATTTCGGGGCGGTGGCGAAGCAGGCGAGGTCGGACATGGGCGGCGATGCGAGGTTGAACTAGGGTGTGTTGACATTTAGACGGTCCGCACAGCGGACTCAGCGCTAAGCGCTTGATTGCAATTAGGCTCCGCGATATGGACCTGTGTGTGCTGCGGTTACGTCGTATACCAAAAACAATCGATTGGTCTAAATGTCAACAGCTCCTAGTTGGCATAGCCCGAAAAGGCAGGAGAGGGATGGTACAACCCGAGCCCGTGGCCGTGTAGGATTGGCGGCCGCTGCTTGAACCAGCTCTTCTAGATAGGAGAAGTAAGGTATTGTGATTATTGAGAATAATTGGGTGGGCCCTGCCGCTACCGTCGAGAACCCGGTCATTCGCCGGGGCTGGCCGGCGGGCGTGCGGCGATGATTTCGGCGCAGGAGGCGTTGGTGCGGCTGCGGGAGGGGAACGCCCGCTACGTGGCGGGCGAGCCGATCGGCGGGGCACTGGCGAGCGCGGCGCGGCGCAGCCAGCTGACCGATGGTCAGGCGCCGTCCGCAATCGTGCTGGGCTGCTCGGACTCGCGGGTGCCGGCCGAGATCATCTTCGACCAAGGGCTCGGCGACCTGTTCGTCATCCGCGTCGCCGGCAACATCGTTGCGCCGTCGCAGGTCGGCAGCGTCGAGTTCGCCGCCGAGCGCTATGGCACGCGCCTGGTCGTCGTGCTCGGCCACTCGCAGTGCGGTGCGGTCCTCGCGACCCTGGACGAGCTCCAGCGCCCGACGACGAGCCAGTCGCCGAATCTGCGTTCGATCGTCGACCGCATCCGCCCGGCCGTCGTGCCGCTTTTGACGACCGGGTTGAGAGCCGACCCCGATGCCCTCGTCCATCAGGCGGTACGGGCCAACGTCCTCGCCGCCGCCAGCCACCTGCGCCATGGCTCGGCGTTGCTGGAGAAGATGATCCAGGAGGATGGACTGGTGGTCGTCGGCGCCGAGTACTCGCTGGAGACCGGGGTGGTCGACTTCTTCGACGGCGTGCCGCAGGTCGGCTAGCTCCGACATCTGACGGCTGGGCGCCGCCTCAGTGCTCGTGCGGTACCGGCGGTGGCAGCGGCTCACCGGCGGCGAGGGCGCGTAGCGCGGCGAGCGGGTCGGTCTCGCTGGTCGCGTGCACGCGGATCCCGGCGCGGGCCAGACGCTGCACGAAGTTGCTCCCGGCGCTGCCGGTCACGACGGCGTCGAGCCCGCTGGTGAAGAGCGGGTGATCGGGGCCGTGGTAGTCATGCAGGGCCATGCCATTGGGCAGCTCGAGCTGCTCGACCTCGCGCGGTGTGCCGGCGCCGTCGACCTCGAAGATCAGGAAGCGCCGGGTCTTGCCGGCGTGGGCCGTGATGGTGCGGAGATTTTGACTCGATACGGCGATGCGCATGGTCTGAGTTCTCGTGAAAGGTGTCGGGAGGGGCACGGCGGCGCTGCTGTAAGCCGTGGCCGGCGAACCCTCGACCTCGTCGAATGGCAGCGATCTCCGATCCGGCTTGGCCGGCCGCTTAACGGGGTGCCGCGAATGTCGCGGGTGGCGGAACGCCCATCACCCAACCGGCGACTGCGATTTTTTACCTCGATCCGACGGATAAGCGGTCAACTGTCGCTTCAGGTTCAATAGCCCCGGTAATACCAGCCGTTGTTCCAACCGGCGGGTGGATAGGTGGGCGCCGGCACATCGAGGGGGGCCGGTGTGCCGGCGGCGTCGAGTGGCCAGGGATCGGGCGATGCCAACTGCCATGGCCCCTGCTGGCGAAATCGCGCGCGGTCACGTTCGATGCGCTCGAGCCGCTCGTCGCGCCGCCGTTGAAACGCTTTCTCCCGAGCCTCGTGTTGGGCTGCGGCCCAGGGGGCTTGCCGGCGCCGCCGGGCGTCGATCGCCTCCTTCGCCGCCCGTCGCTGCTCCTCCCAGGCGCGCCGTTGGGCGCGGACCTCGGCGAGCCACGGGGATTCGCCCTCGCTCGGGATTTCGGCATCCGGCGTCGTCGGTGACGATCCCTCGTCGGCGAGGCAGTGACTTGTCGCGAGCAGGCCGCAGGTCATCAGCAGACCGGCGGTGAAGATCGCAAACGGGCGGCTCAGGCTTTCGGCAGGCATCGCAGGCAGGTTCGCGATATTGATCAATCGTTAATTGATTATATAGCCAAATTTTCTGTGGCGACGCAAGCGGCCAATACGGCACGGCGGCCAGCCGTCCAGTTGGGGCGACCCTGGTTCCTCCAAGTCGCCGCATCAGTGGTGTGGCACTTGCTCCAAGTGCCGATGGATCTCCTCCTGGAGACAGTTGAGGTCGGCCTCGCAGGTGATCGGTCTGCCTTCCGGCGAGGTGATGAAGAAGACGTCGTCGACCTCGGCGCCGATCGTCGCGATCTTGGCGTTGCTCAGGCGGATGCCGCAGGTTTCGAACACCGACCCGACGGCCGCGAGGAGTCCCGGCCGGTCGAGGGTCGTCAGTCGCATGACGGTTCGCCGGTTGGTCTCGTCCGTCGTGAAAGTGACCTTGGTTTCGATCGGGAAGTACTTGTATTGGCGAGGCATGCGGCGGGCGACCTCGAGGCTCGGGTCGTGCTCGGCGAGGACGGACACGAGCGCGCCCTGGATCTCGGCGAGGCGCGTCTCGTCCTCGACCTGGGTTCCGCCCTGGTCGAGCACCTGGTAGCTGTTGAGCGTCATGCCGTCGTCGTTGGTCAGGATGCGGGCGTCCATGATGTTGAGGCCGAGCTGATCGAGCATCGCCGTGGTGCGGGCGAACAGCCCCTGGCGGTCGCGGGTGTAGATGAAGATC
This portion of the Thioflavicoccus mobilis 8321 genome encodes:
- a CDS encoding NifB/NifX family molybdenum-iron cluster-binding protein is translated as MRIAVSSQNLRTITAHAGKTRRFLIFEVDGAGTPREVEQLELPNGMALHDYHGPDHPLFTSGLDAVVTGSAGSNFVQRLARAGIRVHATSETDPLAALRALAAGEPLPPPVPHEH
- a CDS encoding carbonic anhydrase yields the protein MISAQEALVRLREGNARYVAGEPIGGALASAARRSQLTDGQAPSAIVLGCSDSRVPAEIIFDQGLGDLFVIRVAGNIVAPSQVGSVEFAAERYGTRLVVVLGHSQCGAVLATLDELQRPTTSQSPNLRSIVDRIRPAVVPLLTTGLRADPDALVHQAVRANVLAAASHLRHGSALLEKMIQEDGLVVVGAEYSLETGVVDFFDGVPQVG
- a CDS encoding Lrp/AsnC family transcriptional regulator, producing the protein MNLDRYDRRILEILQQEGRLSNQDLAERIGLSPSPCLRRVRALEEAGIIAGYRALLDAQKLGLTLTAILSISMDRHTPERFARFDAAVAAMPEVLECLLITGRDADYQLKVVVRDMEAYQDLLLNKLTRIEGVSGVHSSFVLRRIVERTSLPIP
- the leuA gene encoding 2-isopropylmalate synthase, whose amino-acid sequence is MTSFDHRKYRPGPVVRLPNRQWPDRVVERAPRWASVDLRDGNQALIEPMSVAQKRRMWALLVDLGIKEIEVGFPAASQPDYDFVRWLIEAGQIPADVTVQVLVQAREDLIVRTFEALRDVERAIVHVYNSTSPVQRDWVFGQDRDGIRALAARGAELVRREAAKYPGVEWTFQYSPESFTATEPDYAVEVCEAVMAVWEPTPERPCIINLPATVEVASPNVFADQIEYFATRVSRRDCLILSVHTHNDRGGAVAAAELALLAGADRVEGTLLGNGERTGNMDIVTLAMNLYSQGIDPGIDLSRPDEIIQIVTECTDIQLHPRHPWIGELVYTAFSGSHQDAIGKCLSRQGRGSPWQVAYLPIDPRDVGRTYDAVIRVNSQSGKGGVAFVLERERGLTLPRWLQVELAQIVQAESERGGEVNAMRIYDLFREHFVVDQGPVRLLGYGLVRNGHDVIEARIAEAGIERTLHGEGDGAIAALIDAWTRHSGQRVGVVDYREQAIGEGTDAEAVAYVLLNVDGQRVAGAAIDQDTVSASVKAVFSAINRVAATAEMADVA
- the rpmG gene encoding 50S ribosomal protein L33; amino-acid sequence: MAKAAREKIRLISSAGTGHFYTTTKNKRNQPGKMEIKKFDPVVRQHVMYKEGKIK
- the rpmB gene encoding 50S ribosomal protein L28, whose product is MSKVCQVTGKRPLTGCNVSHAHNKTKRRFLPNLHNKRFWVASEGRWVQLRVSSKGMRIIDKKGIDQVLGDLRAQGVKV
- a CDS encoding mechanosensitive ion channel domain-containing protein, with translation MAALLGSASLAAPVAPDVSVTLTSPPDISVSAAQIETKVKEAESATDLDDATKAKVQELLQRALGNLQTANDYEAKAAAYADALTTAPAETASIRKDIAALQGVSPKAVPGYLSLAEIEQRLTQAQVEASLTETKLNEIDKALNERTQRLEQARQRITEARRSLEEVSAELNQPAVDGEPPALSQARRWAQQTSQQALWSEIRMLEQQLVSADVRAERLKAGRDQATERLNRLRVQQRTLEEVRNERRRAEAERAEADAKAAEAKAADADPRVQALTRRNALLGQALTELTAELDALGNSAAELNAQAERIEDEYQGARQRIQIAGVNEAFGQLLLDRRKQLPDLRVVRQQLAERQDALTTSMLRQLRYQEERHRFEDLDAYLDEQTAGVDPDQRAQVRQQLTDAAMRRMDLLDQALQLEETYQRTLGELNFATSELLETAARYDDFLAEHLLWVRSSPSVDFKTLKTMPAAAAWLFSLGGWSEVGRVIVHEAMTSPAFWLIVTAVAGLVWKQRALRSAVRATAEPLRRVRTDSFLHTAQGLALTLVLAAPWPLLFAGLGWRLVDSVQATAFTRSLGEAGIGLAVGIYYLRAFRALCISRGVADRHFRWSEQVLVRLRRSLDWLTVLLIPVGLIVLVLYNQENGAYSASLGRLALIVLMIGFAVFFARLLHPSHGVLKEFLAEHPASWANRLRHLWYPLIQAVPLALVVLALLGFVYTAGSLLNAMVSQLWLALGLVVLHQSIVRWLIVTRRHLALQAALERQAVRRAEAARAGEEDGGASVPQYEEPGADLASLDEQTRKLINSLIFFAAVSGLWLIWRDLLPALGIFDRIVLWHYPAVVDGIDKVKSFTLADLGIVILISFIAFAAARHLPALIEILLLKQTKITAGSRYAITTLIGYGIFAVAILLVFSALGLSWSQAQWLVAALGVGIGFGLQEIVANFISGLIILFERPVRVGDIVTIGDTTGVVTKIRIRATTIRNWDRQELLVPNKEFITGRLLNWTLTDQTNRLTISVGVAYGSDTRKALALLAEVAREHAQVLEEPAPLITFEGFGDNSLTLVLRCYLASLENRLAVTTELHQAINDKFGAAGIEIAFPQRDVHLFASRPLDVRLNGAGFPLAVEPKTAED
- the rlmKL gene encoding bifunctional 23S rRNA (guanine(2069)-N(7))-methyltransferase RlmK/23S rRNA (guanine(2445)-N(2))-methyltransferase RlmL: MSDLACFATAPKYLESLLADELRGLGIATARETRGGVAFTATLAEAYRVCLWSRVANRVLVTLTRFPAPTPETLYEGAAAFPWEEHLTPERTFAVHLDRIQSQIGDSRYGALKVKDAIADRFRQRYGRRPSVAPERPDVQVHVYLHRDEATLSLDLAGESLHRRGYREQGAAAPLKENLAAAILLRAGWPAIAAAGGNLVDPLCGSGTLPIEAALIAADSAPGLLRTYWGLLGWRQHDPRTWQALLDEAAERRQTGLAGLGRLRGYDRDAGAIRAALANLARAGLAGHVHFERRELAEAAPGRDGEQGLIVANPPYGERLGEAAELPAFYALLGARLRERFDGWQAAVLTGNPELGKAMGLRAHRQHRLMNGPLDCRLLHFQVGPEAYVSNRPRPLPAAERGPGAEMFANRLAKNLKALAKWRRREQVDCFRCYDADLPEYALAVDVYEAERRWVHVQEYEAPTTIDPRAARRRLREALGVLPEVLEVPDEQILFKVRRQQRGMAQYERVAQHGHFLTVQENGLRFLVNLEDYLDTGLFLDHRDVRRLVGELAPGRHVLNLFGYTGTATCYAARGGALSTTTVDLSNTYLEWAGRNLALNGFRGPQHRLIQTDCLQWLAAREPPLGYDLIFLDPPSFSTSKRMQETLDVQRDHVALIRTTLARLAPGGILIFSTNRRRFRFDAEALADLHCADITAATLPRDFTRNPRIHQCWRIERR